In the genome of Polaribacter sp. MED152, one region contains:
- the gldE gene encoding gliding motility-associated protein GldE, whose product MDPDPEPLFLLLASIDFITGINAIALIILLISSALISGTEVAFFSLSQTDLNELSNESKETNVIVTLLERPRKLLATILITNNFINILIVLLFASLAETLFSGFDYQLNLYLFVVPIRFLIEIVLVTFLILLFGEVLPKVYASRNALRFSKNMSKFIHVVNVILTPFTLPLIALTKFIEKKLGNKNSNFSVETLSQALELTSEGATTKDEQKILEGIVNFGNTETVQIMKPRIDIFALSDEENYEVVLNKILENGYSRNPVYKENIDNIIGVLYAKDLLAHLNKKNFKWQSLVREAFFVPENKKLDDLLDDFRDRKNHLAIVVDEYGGTSGLVTLEDVIEEIVGDINDEFDDDDLQYSKIDSNNYIFEGKTTIKDFCKVLDDEDEEIFEEEKGESETLAGFILEISGKFPKKGEKINFKNYTFTIEALDKKRIKQVKATRNV is encoded by the coding sequence TTGGATCCAGATCCTGAACCTTTATTCTTACTACTTGCATCAATTGATTTTATAACTGGCATAAATGCAATTGCTCTTATTATTCTTTTAATTAGCTCTGCATTAATTTCGGGTACTGAAGTTGCTTTTTTCTCTCTTTCTCAAACAGATTTAAACGAACTTTCAAATGAAAGTAAAGAAACCAATGTAATCGTTACTCTATTAGAAAGACCCAGAAAGTTATTGGCAACTATTCTTATCACCAATAATTTTATCAATATTCTTATTGTACTGTTATTTGCTTCTTTAGCAGAAACTTTATTTAGTGGTTTTGATTATCAGCTTAACTTATATCTTTTTGTGGTACCTATTCGATTTTTAATAGAAATTGTATTGGTTACCTTTTTAATTTTACTTTTTGGTGAAGTTTTACCTAAAGTATATGCATCTAGAAATGCGCTTCGTTTTTCTAAAAACATGTCTAAATTTATACATGTTGTAAATGTAATTTTAACTCCTTTTACACTACCATTAATCGCTTTAACAAAGTTTATTGAAAAGAAATTAGGCAATAAAAACTCTAACTTTTCTGTAGAGACTTTGTCACAGGCATTAGAACTTACTTCTGAAGGCGCAACAACCAAAGACGAGCAAAAGATTTTAGAAGGAATCGTAAATTTTGGTAACACAGAAACTGTGCAAATCATGAAACCAAGAATAGACATTTTTGCGCTTTCTGATGAAGAAAATTATGAAGTTGTGCTCAATAAAATTTTAGAAAACGGATATTCTCGAAATCCTGTCTACAAAGAAAATATAGACAATATTATAGGTGTTTTATATGCTAAAGATTTATTGGCACATTTAAATAAAAAGAATTTTAAATGGCAATCTTTAGTAAGAGAAGCCTTTTTTGTACCAGAAAATAAAAAGTTAGATGATTTATTAGACGATTTTAGGGATCGTAAAAATCATTTAGCAATTGTTGTAGATGAATATGGAGGCACAAGTGGTTTGGTAACTTTAGAGGATGTTATTGAAGAAATTGTAGGTGATATAAATGACGAATTTGATGATGATGATTTGCAATATTCTAAGATTGATAGCAACAATTACATTTTTGAAGGCAAAACTACTATTAAAGATTTCTGTAAAGTCTTAGATGATGAAGATGAAGAAATCTTTGAGGAAGAGAAAGGAGAAAGTGAAACCTTAGCTGGTTTTATCTTAGAAATTTCAGGTAAATTTCCTAAAAAAGGAGAGAAAATAAACTTTAAGAATTATACGTTTACTATTGAAGCGTTAGATAAAAAACGCATAAAACAAGTTAAAGCTACAAGAAATGTATAA
- a CDS encoding single-stranded DNA-binding protein gives MAGTINKVILIGNLGDEVKMHYFDDQNCVGRFPIATSESYTNKQTGEKITNTDWHNIVVRNGLAKVCEKYLTKGDKVYVEGKLKNRQWEQDGVKRYSTEVQVNEMTMLTTKRNAEPSNTIQQTEPPAAPAKNTIVEEENDDLPF, from the coding sequence ATGGCAGGTACAATTAACAAAGTTATTTTAATAGGAAATTTAGGAGACGAAGTAAAAATGCATTATTTTGATGATCAAAATTGTGTGGGTCGTTTTCCTATAGCAACTTCAGAAAGCTATACCAATAAACAAACTGGAGAAAAAATAACAAATACAGATTGGCATAATATTGTTGTTAGAAATGGGCTGGCTAAGGTTTGTGAAAAATATTTAACCAAAGGCGATAAAGTTTACGTAGAAGGCAAATTAAAAAACAGACAATGGGAACAAGATGGAGTGAAACGTTACTCTACAGAAGTTCAAGTAAATGAAATGACAATGCTAACTACAAAAAGAAATGCGGAGCCTTCAAATACAATTCAGCAAACAGAACCACCTGCAGCACCTGCAAAAAATACTATTGTTGAAGAAGAAAATGACGATTTACCATTTTAA
- the mutY gene encoding A/G-specific adenine glycosylase, which translates to MKFSNTLIFWYLQNKRDLPWRKTKNPYFIWLSEIMLQQTRVAQGLDYYQKFTTNFPTVFDLANADESTVLKMWQGLGYYSRARNLHFSAKQIVSDFNGEFPSTFKDIIKLKGVGDYTASAIASIAFNEPTAVVDGNVYRVLSRYFGINTPINSSKGIKEFKELAQSLIDKSQPGTFNQAIMDFGAIQCKPKKPFCMFCPFSESCVALQKNLIEVLPVKEKKVKVKKRYFNYLVVKTKDDKTILTERKGKGIWQGLYQFPLLEDTHMITKEELLASEMFNELFPNDVSISLFNKKDIVHKLSHQHLYTQFWVIETEQLTSANISWKNIEDYPVPVLIANFLEDFKLKN; encoded by the coding sequence ATGAAATTTTCTAACACTTTAATTTTCTGGTACTTACAAAACAAAAGGGATTTGCCTTGGCGTAAAACTAAAAATCCATATTTTATTTGGTTGTCAGAAATTATGTTGCAGCAAACAAGAGTTGCGCAAGGTTTAGACTATTACCAGAAATTTACGACCAATTTTCCAACAGTTTTCGACCTTGCAAATGCAGATGAAAGCACCGTTTTAAAAATGTGGCAAGGTTTAGGTTATTACTCTAGGGCTAGAAATTTACACTTTTCTGCCAAACAAATTGTTTCAGATTTTAATGGCGAGTTTCCAAGTACGTTTAAAGACATCATAAAATTAAAAGGTGTTGGTGATTACACAGCATCTGCAATTGCCTCAATTGCCTTTAATGAGCCAACAGCAGTTGTAGATGGCAATGTATATAGAGTACTCTCTAGGTATTTTGGCATTAACACACCTATTAATTCATCTAAAGGAATAAAAGAGTTTAAAGAACTGGCACAAAGTTTAATCGATAAATCACAACCAGGTACTTTTAACCAAGCAATTATGGATTTTGGTGCTATACAATGTAAACCTAAAAAACCATTTTGTATGTTTTGTCCTTTTTCTGAAAGTTGTGTAGCCTTACAAAAGAATTTAATTGAAGTTTTACCTGTAAAAGAAAAGAAAGTAAAAGTAAAAAAACGATACTTTAACTATTTAGTGGTAAAAACTAAAGATGATAAAACAATTCTTACAGAAAGAAAAGGTAAGGGTATTTGGCAAGGACTTTATCAATTTCCTTTATTGGAAGACACTCATATGATCACTAAAGAGGAGCTGCTAGCATCAGAAATGTTTAACGAACTTTTTCCAAATGATGTTTCAATATCGTTATTTAACAAAAAAGATATAGTACACAAACTCTCTCATCAGCATTTGTACACACAGTTTTGGGTAATAGAAACAGAACAGCTTACTTCTGCAAACATTTCTTGGAAAAACATAGAAGATTATCCTGTACCAGTTCTAATTGCAAATTTCCTAGAAGATTTTAAACTCAAAAATTAA
- a CDS encoding HU family DNA-binding protein yields MTKADIVSKISDKSGIEKTDVLATVEAFMTEVKDALENGDNVYLRGFGSFIIKTRAEKTGRNISKNTTIKIPAHNIPAFKPAKTFTEGVKNKVAVK; encoded by the coding sequence ATGACGAAAGCAGATATCGTATCAAAAATTTCAGATAAATCAGGAATCGAAAAAACAGATGTTTTAGCAACAGTTGAAGCATTTATGACTGAAGTTAAAGATGCATTAGAAAATGGTGATAATGTTTATTTAAGAGGTTTTGGTAGTTTTATTATCAAAACAAGAGCAGAAAAAACTGGTAGAAATATTTCAAAGAATACAACTATTAAGATTCCAGCTCATAATATTCCAGCTTTTAAACCAGCTAAAACTTTTACAGAAGGTGTAAAAAATAAAGTAGCTGTTAAATAA
- a CDS encoding ribonuclease E/G — protein MKTELIIRSNSSDIDFALLRDGKLIELNNETTDNKFSVGDIFLAKIGKVLTGLNASFVNVGYPKDGFLHYHDLGAQVNSLNSFIKKVSTGRYKEFTLKNFRKEADINKDGSIKDVLKTGQNLLVQIVKEPISTKGPRLSSELSIAGRFLVLVPFSNRVSVSQKIADPKEKERLKRLAKSIKPKGFGVILRTVAEGKKVAELDKDLQNSLERWKTMCKRIPNTNTPTKILSELNRASSILRDVMNESFTNIVTNDETLKVEIKEYLQEIYPEKEKIVKLHKSTVPIFEKYGIERQIKTSFGKTVSMSKGAYLVIEHTEALHVIDVNSGNRSNKAGSQEDTALEVNLISATEIARQLQLRDMGGIIVVDFIDMHKAENRNKLFQHLKEQMALDRTKHKILPPTKFGLVQITRQRVRPELSIKTTEPNPNKDGQVEAPIVLLDKIEADLEKFISKLESSKSTNKKIQLHIHPFIAAYLTKGVNSVRFKWYLKHKKWITIIPRDAYTYLYYKFTSVKEEV, from the coding sequence ATGAAAACAGAATTAATAATTCGTAGTAATTCATCTGATATTGATTTTGCCTTATTAAGAGATGGAAAACTTATTGAATTAAATAATGAAACAACTGATAACAAATTCTCTGTTGGCGATATTTTTTTGGCCAAAATAGGAAAAGTGTTAACAGGTTTAAACGCTTCGTTTGTAAATGTAGGCTATCCAAAAGATGGTTTTTTACATTATCATGATTTAGGAGCGCAAGTAAACTCATTAAACTCGTTCATTAAGAAAGTAAGCACAGGTAGGTATAAAGAATTCACTTTAAAGAACTTTCGAAAGGAAGCAGACATCAACAAAGACGGTAGTATTAAAGATGTACTAAAAACAGGGCAAAACCTATTAGTACAAATAGTAAAAGAACCAATTTCTACAAAAGGCCCAAGATTAAGTTCTGAGCTGTCTATAGCAGGTAGATTTTTGGTCTTAGTTCCTTTTTCTAACAGAGTATCTGTATCTCAAAAAATTGCAGATCCTAAAGAAAAAGAACGTTTAAAAAGATTAGCGAAAAGCATTAAACCTAAAGGGTTTGGTGTTATTTTAAGAACTGTTGCAGAAGGTAAAAAAGTAGCAGAATTAGATAAAGATTTGCAAAACTCTTTAGAACGCTGGAAAACAATGTGTAAGAGAATACCTAACACAAACACTCCAACTAAAATTTTAAGCGAGCTAAACAGAGCATCTTCTATTCTAAGAGATGTTATGAATGAATCCTTCACAAATATTGTAACAAATGACGAAACTTTGAAAGTAGAAATAAAAGAGTATTTACAGGAAATATATCCTGAAAAGGAAAAGATTGTAAAACTTCATAAATCTACAGTTCCAATTTTTGAAAAATATGGAATAGAAAGACAAATTAAAACATCGTTTGGAAAAACAGTTTCTATGAGCAAAGGTGCCTATTTAGTTATAGAGCATACAGAAGCTTTACACGTTATTGATGTTAATAGCGGAAACAGATCTAACAAAGCAGGTTCTCAAGAAGATACAGCATTAGAAGTAAACTTAATTTCTGCCACAGAAATTGCACGTCAATTACAATTGCGTGATATGGGTGGTATTATTGTAGTTGATTTTATTGATATGCATAAAGCTGAAAACAGAAATAAATTGTTTCAGCATCTTAAAGAGCAAATGGCTTTAGATAGAACAAAACACAAAATTTTACCACCAACTAAATTTGGATTAGTGCAAATTACAAGACAAAGGGTTAGACCTGAGTTAAGTATAAAAACTACCGAGCCAAATCCGAATAAAGATGGTCAAGTAGAAGCTCCTATTGTTTTATTAGATAAAATAGAAGCTGATTTAGAGAAATTCATTTCTAAATTAGAGAGCAGCAAATCAACCAATAAAAAGATTCAATTACATATTCATCCTTTTATTGCTGCCTATTTAACTAAAGGAGTTAACTCAGTACGTTTTAAGTGGTACTTAAAACACAAAAAGTGG